The genomic region GCCACGGGTTCTTTTTCCGTGCAGGTCAGGTCGCCGAATTCCTGCGCGGCCACATCGTAGCCCCATTGGCGGAAGGCGCCTTCGGTGAACTTCATGATATTGCCCTTGTGCACAAGGGTGAGGCTCTGCTGCTTCTGGTCAAGGGCAAAGCGCAGGGCGCGGCGCACCAGACGCTTGGAGCCAGCCTCGGTCATGGGCTTTATGCCCACGGCGGCGGCATCGCCCACCTTGTTCACGCCCAGTTCTTCGCGCAGGAAGTTAATAAGCTTGCGGGCCTCAGGAGTCCCGGCGGCAAATTCCACACCGGCGTAAACGTCTTCGGTATTTTCGCGGAAAATGACCATGTTGACGCGCTCGGGGTGTTTGACGGGCGTTTCAAGCCCTTCAAAATGACGTACCGGGCGGATGCAGGCGTAGAGATCAAGCCCCTGGCGCAGGGCCACGTTGAGACTGCGGATGCCCGTGCCCACGGGGGTGCCGAGGGGGCCCTTCATGGCAAGCTCTGCGCTGCGCAGGGTCTGCATGGTTTCTTCCGGCAGGGGAGAGCCGGTTTCTTTCACGGCCTTGTCGCCCGCCAGCAGCTCTGTCCACTCCAGATTGATGCCGGTATTCTCGGCAGCAAGGGCAGCTTCAATGACAGGGCGCGCGGCCTTCCAGATTTCGGGGCCAATGCCGTCGCCTTCAATCCAGTAGATTCTCTTGTTCATGGAATTTCCTTACCTTAGTCGTTGTCGCTGTCGTCAGCTGCCGCCACTTCCTGCTGGAGCGCACGCGCGCGTTTCAGGAGCAGTTCAAGCTGGATATCCACACCAATGACGCCCACGATGTTGTCCTTGTCATCCGTCACCGCGCATGAAACGGTGATGATGAGCTTGCTTGTAAAGTGCGACTGGTACACATCCATGATGTGCAGGTCGCCGGTTTTCATGGGCATCTTGAACCATTCGCGCTCCGAGAAATCGTAGCCGATGGGCAGCGCCTCGTAGGTTTCCCGGTACACAGGGTCGGTGATGGCCGAGCAGCGCAGCTTGCCCTGATCGTCGGTGAGGTAGCAGTACTGGATGAAGGGGTATTCGCGCACAAATTCGTCCAACCGTCCGC from Desulfovibrio sp. UIB00 harbors:
- the icd gene encoding NADP-dependent isocitrate dehydrogenase, whose translation is MNKRIYWIEGDGIGPEIWKAARPVIEAALAAENTGINLEWTELLAGDKAVKETGSPLPEETMQTLRSAELAMKGPLGTPVGTGIRSLNVALRQGLDLYACIRPVRHFEGLETPVKHPERVNMVIFRENTEDVYAGVEFAAGTPEARKLINFLREELGVNKVGDAAAVGIKPMTEAGSKRLVRRALRFALDQKQQSLTLVHKGNIMKFTEGAFRQWGYDVAAQEFGDLTCTEKEPVAGKLVVKDRIADAMFQEALLRPEQYQILATPNLNGDYISDALAAQVGGLGLAPGVNMSDTLAFYEATHGTAPTIAGKDKANPGSVILCGALMLEHIGVPKAAERIRNAVSKAIAAKAVTEDLAAQVPGSRTVGCVEFGDIIGANL